One part of the Marichromatium purpuratum 984 genome encodes these proteins:
- a CDS encoding efflux RND transporter permease subunit, giving the protein MIAWFARHQTAANLLMAAIMILGLASLPGLQRETLPEVANDEVEVRVVYRGATPDEVEDAICRRVEDALEAVTDLDELRCAATEGQGVAVAVMREGAEMMRFLDDVNAEIDAIDDFPDETERPVVRELGRTDPVIAVAVTGPDDPVALKAYAEDLEARMLAETEIAQIEIQGFSDHHIRLEIPSWRLRQYGLSAAEVAEVVARHSVGTPLGWIEGPDEDLLLRFDDQRKRAADFADLVVISGASGAQIRLGEIATITDRFDRPEDQVRFDGRRAALLVVSKTLDQDVLDIYETVRAFVAAERTRAPAGVALALTQDVASMVRDRLEMLMRNGLQGLALVFLVLWLFFGIRYSFWVTMGLPVSFLGAFVLMPLFGITVNMISMVGLLIGIGLLMDDAIVIAENIAARLVRGAAPAEAAIAGAREVLPGVLASFATTTLVFGSLVFIGGDLGQILRIMPVVLLLVISVSLIEAFWILPHHLNHVLARERGRPLSRLRQGVERGFAWLRDGVFGPLVDRALAWRYLTLGLALMLLLVSVAMVAGGRLKFVGFPELDGDVIEARVLLPQGTPLARTEAVVRELEAALGRAAARVMAGQPDDTPLVRHVAVRFGQNPDAYEGGAHVARVVVDLLEAERRAFALDDLFAAWREETGPLADVINIKYTEPAIGPAGRAIDIRLLGTDLDRLRAASGEFQRWLLRHAGVLDLGDDLRPGKRELRLRLKPGADVLGLDARAVAEQVRAAFQGVEIDEFQVGRERYEVNLRVVAADRMGLDDLDDFMVIGPDGVLVPLSLVAEVEEVRGWARIHRIDGRRAVTIQGEVDRELVNARELLGLAQAEFVPELRAHYPEIQVEFHGEIRESRLTGQSIVRNVALGLIGVYMLLALQFRGYLAPLTVMVVIPMALIGVVFGHLALGIDMAMPSITGMASLFGVVVNDSILLVVFIRAARARGAAVIEAAAEAARARFRPILLTSITTIAGLTPLLLEKSLQAQILIPLATSLAFGLTTATLAALLLVPALYAILDDLGWLGALEAERD; this is encoded by the coding sequence ATGATCGCCTGGTTCGCCCGTCACCAGACCGCGGCCAACCTGCTGATGGCCGCGATCATGATCCTCGGCCTGGCGAGTCTGCCGGGTCTGCAGCGCGAGACCCTGCCCGAGGTTGCCAACGACGAGGTTGAGGTGCGGGTGGTCTATCGCGGCGCCACCCCGGACGAGGTCGAGGATGCGATCTGTCGTCGTGTCGAGGACGCGCTCGAGGCGGTCACCGATCTCGACGAGCTGCGTTGTGCTGCCACCGAGGGTCAGGGGGTGGCGGTCGCGGTGATGCGCGAGGGCGCGGAGATGATGCGCTTTCTCGACGACGTCAACGCCGAGATCGATGCCATCGACGACTTCCCCGACGAGACCGAACGCCCGGTGGTACGCGAACTCGGTCGCACCGATCCGGTGATCGCGGTGGCGGTCACCGGCCCCGATGATCCGGTCGCGCTCAAGGCGTATGCCGAGGATCTCGAGGCGCGGATGCTGGCCGAGACCGAGATCGCCCAGATCGAGATCCAGGGCTTCTCCGATCATCACATCCGTCTCGAGATCCCGTCCTGGCGGCTGCGCCAGTACGGTCTGTCCGCCGCCGAGGTCGCCGAGGTCGTCGCTCGTCACAGCGTCGGCACTCCGCTCGGCTGGATCGAGGGACCGGACGAGGATCTGCTGCTGCGCTTCGACGATCAGCGCAAGCGCGCCGCCGACTTCGCCGATCTGGTGGTGATCTCGGGGGCGAGCGGGGCACAGATCCGTCTCGGCGAGATCGCCACCATCACCGACCGCTTCGATCGTCCCGAGGACCAGGTGCGCTTCGACGGACGGCGCGCCGCGCTGCTGGTGGTGAGCAAGACGCTCGACCAGGACGTGCTCGACATCTACGAGACGGTGCGCGCCTTCGTCGCCGCCGAGCGGACCCGCGCCCCCGCCGGGGTCGCGCTCGCGCTCACCCAGGACGTCGCTTCGATGGTGCGCGACCGGCTGGAGATGCTGATGCGTAACGGTCTTCAGGGGTTGGCACTGGTGTTCCTGGTGCTGTGGCTGTTCTTCGGTATCCGCTACAGCTTCTGGGTGACCATGGGGTTGCCGGTCTCCTTTCTCGGCGCCTTCGTGCTGATGCCGCTGTTCGGCATCACCGTCAACATGATCTCGATGGTCGGGCTGCTGATCGGCATCGGCCTGCTGATGGATGATGCCATCGTCATCGCCGAGAACATCGCCGCCCGGCTGGTGCGCGGCGCCGCCCCCGCCGAGGCGGCGATCGCGGGCGCGCGCGAGGTGCTGCCCGGGGTGCTCGCCTCTTTCGCCACCACCACCCTGGTGTTCGGCTCGCTGGTGTTCATCGGCGGGGATCTCGGGCAGATCCTGCGGATCATGCCGGTGGTGCTGTTACTGGTGATCTCGGTGAGCCTGATCGAGGCGTTCTGGATCCTGCCCCATCATCTCAATCACGTCCTGGCACGCGAGCGTGGTCGTCCGCTCTCGCGGTTGCGCCAGGGCGTCGAGCGCGGCTTCGCGTGGCTGCGCGACGGGGTCTTTGGGCCGCTGGTCGATCGCGCCCTGGCGTGGCGTTATCTCACCCTCGGGTTGGCGCTGATGCTGCTCCTGGTCTCGGTGGCGATGGTCGCCGGTGGGCGGCTCAAGTTCGTCGGTTTCCCCGAACTCGACGGTGATGTCATCGAGGCCCGGGTGCTGTTGCCGCAGGGCACGCCGCTGGCGCGTACCGAGGCGGTGGTGAGGGAACTTGAGGCGGCGCTCGGGCGTGCCGCCGCGCGGGTCATGGCCGGGCAACCCGACGACACACCATTGGTGCGACACGTCGCCGTGCGTTTCGGCCAGAACCCCGATGCCTACGAGGGCGGTGCCCATGTCGCCCGGGTGGTGGTCGACCTGCTCGAGGCCGAGCGGCGCGCCTTCGCCCTCGACGACCTGTTTGCCGCCTGGCGCGAGGAGACCGGTCCGCTGGCCGATGTCATCAACATCAAGTACACCGAACCGGCGATCGGCCCGGCGGGGCGGGCGATCGACATCCGTCTGCTCGGTACCGATCTCGACCGGCTGCGCGCGGCCTCGGGCGAGTTCCAGCGCTGGTTGTTGCGGCATGCCGGGGTGCTCGACCTCGGCGACGACCTGCGCCCCGGCAAGCGCGAGCTGCGGCTGCGGCTCAAGCCCGGCGCCGATGTCCTCGGGCTTGATGCCCGGGCGGTGGCCGAGCAGGTGCGCGCCGCCTTCCAGGGGGTGGAGATCGACGAGTTCCAGGTCGGGCGCGAGCGCTACGAGGTCAATCTGCGGGTGGTGGCGGCCGACCGGATGGGGCTCGATGATCTCGACGACTTCATGGTGATCGGCCCCGACGGCGTGCTGGTGCCGCTGTCGCTGGTGGCCGAGGTCGAGGAGGTGCGCGGCTGGGCGCGTATCCACCGCATCGACGGGCGCCGTGCGGTGACCATCCAGGGCGAGGTCGACCGTGAGCTGGTCAATGCCCGTGAGCTGCTCGGTCTGGCTCAGGCCGAGTTCGTGCCAGAGCTGCGCGCGCATTACCCGGAGATCCAGGTGGAGTTCCACGGCGAGATCCGCGAGTCGCGGCTCACCGGGCAGTCGATCGTGCGTAACGTGGCACTCGGACTGATCGGCGTCTACATGCTGCTGGCGCTGCAGTTTCGCGGCTATCTGGCACCGCTGACGGTGATGGTGGTGATCCCGATGGCGCTGATCGGGGTGGTGTTCGGCCATCTCGCGCTCGGTATCGACATGGCGATGCCGAGCATCACCGGCATGGCCTCGTTGTTCGGCGTGGTGGTCAACGATTCCATCCTGCTGGTGGTGTTCATCCGCGCCGCGCGGGCGCGCGGCGCGGCGGTGATCGAGGCCGCCGCCGAAGCGGCGCGGGCGCGTTTCCGCCCGATCCTGCTGACCTCGATCACCACCATCGCCGGGCTGACTCCACTGCTGCTGGAGAAGAGCCTGCAAGCGCAGATCCTCATCCCGCTGGCCACCAGCCTGGCCTTCGGGCTGACCACCGCGACGCTCGCCGCGCTGCTGCTGGTGCCTGCGCTCTATGCCATCCTCGACGACCTCGGCTGGCTCGGCGCGCTGGAGGCCGAGCGCGACTGA
- a CDS encoding LysR substrate-binding domain-containing protein, translating into MGIPSLNVELLRTFVTVVEAQGFTQAGARLHRTQPAVSIQVKRLEQLVERPLFVRRKGRLCGLTEAGEVLLGYARHMLRINDDALQAVGASGLAGKVRLGTPEDFASKYLPLLLSRFATMHPRVQLEVCCDLSVKLLKSVRDGELDLALIRRNLEAEGGRGLYREPLHWVGSRMCQLIETDPLPLAVFPEGCAYRAHAIDALAANGRAWRLAYVSPSLVGIQAAVLGGLGVSVLPDSSLLPGHRTLGTADGLPSLPSVELALEIAPSGLSRAGESLVDYILGRVEDGFESLDPMTDEQVSTRVEVEDG; encoded by the coding sequence ATGGGTATCCCGAGCCTCAACGTCGAGTTACTGAGAACCTTCGTCACCGTGGTCGAGGCGCAGGGCTTCACCCAGGCCGGCGCGCGTCTCCATCGCACCCAGCCCGCCGTGAGCATCCAGGTCAAGCGTCTGGAGCAACTGGTCGAGCGTCCATTGTTCGTGCGTCGCAAGGGCCGCCTGTGCGGCCTGACCGAGGCGGGCGAGGTCCTGCTGGGATACGCGCGTCACATGCTGCGAATCAACGACGACGCGCTCCAGGCCGTCGGCGCGTCCGGGCTCGCGGGCAAGGTACGTCTGGGGACACCGGAGGACTTCGCCAGCAAGTATCTACCCCTGCTGCTGTCGCGTTTCGCCACCATGCATCCCCGGGTCCAGCTGGAGGTCTGCTGCGACCTCTCGGTGAAACTGCTGAAGTCGGTGCGTGACGGCGAACTCGACCTGGCGCTGATCCGGCGCAATCTCGAAGCCGAGGGTGGTCGGGGCCTGTATCGAGAGCCGTTGCACTGGGTCGGCAGCCGCATGTGCCAACTGATCGAGACCGACCCCCTACCCCTGGCGGTGTTCCCGGAGGGGTGCGCCTACCGCGCCCATGCCATCGACGCACTCGCGGCGAACGGCCGCGCCTGGCGGCTGGCCTATGTCAGTCCCAGCCTCGTCGGGATCCAGGCCGCCGTACTGGGCGGACTCGGGGTCTCGGTGCTGCCGGACAGCTCCCTGTTACCCGGCCACCGGACATTGGGCACGGCCGACGGACTCCCCTCGCTGCCAAGCGTCGAGCTGGCCCTCGAGATCGCCCCGAGCGGGCTGTCGCGTGCCGGGGAATCGCTCGTCGACTACATCCTGGGGCGGGTCGAGGACGGATTCGAATCACTCGATCCGATGACCGATGAGCAGGTCTCGACGAGGGTGGAAGTCGAGGACGGATGA
- a CDS encoding efflux RND transporter periplasmic adaptor subunit, translating into MPLAPPRHWRRLLLLPPIMLGVLTLVLMVRGREPPALVEPTEPVRAARVVEASLVALAPTAQGYGSVRPERVWAAVSQVAGRVVWIHPRLREGEIHAAGGELLRIDPVDYELLLAQARAELADLEVQRGNAEALLVIERRNLELAEAALVRNQRLIRQGTTSQSVVDDSERALLASRAEVRRLDNTLALIPAQQALLEAKARRAERDLAHTRITAPFELRVADLAVEAEQYVGVGQRLFVGDMVERMEIEAQVPLAALRRLFLDRPAIEVDVTRLGELVESVTGVEARVRLDLGNHVAEWRAEFVRFDDTVDPRTRTMGVVVAVDRPFDKIRPGYRPPLSKNMFVEVVLRGRPAGEQLVVPRLAVRDGAVLVADAEDRLRRRPVEVRYTQGELSVIAAGLEPGARVVVSDLVPVVEGMRLAVEPDERLRRMLRAQAVQP; encoded by the coding sequence ATGCCTTTAGCACCGCCGCGTCATTGGCGTCGACTGCTGCTCTTGCCCCCGATCATGCTGGGTGTCCTGACCCTGGTGCTGATGGTGCGTGGGCGCGAGCCGCCGGCGTTGGTCGAGCCGACCGAGCCGGTACGCGCGGCGCGGGTGGTCGAGGCCAGCCTGGTGGCGCTCGCGCCGACCGCCCAGGGTTATGGCTCGGTGCGGCCCGAACGGGTGTGGGCGGCGGTGAGCCAGGTCGCCGGGCGGGTGGTGTGGATCCACCCGAGGTTGCGCGAGGGCGAGATCCATGCTGCCGGCGGTGAGCTGTTGCGCATCGACCCGGTCGATTACGAGCTGCTGCTGGCGCAGGCGCGCGCCGAACTCGCCGATCTGGAGGTGCAGCGCGGCAACGCCGAGGCGTTGTTGGTGATCGAGCGGCGCAATCTCGAGCTGGCCGAGGCGGCGCTGGTCCGTAACCAGCGGCTGATCCGCCAGGGCACCACCTCGCAGAGCGTGGTCGATGACTCGGAGCGGGCGTTGCTCGCCAGTCGTGCCGAGGTGCGACGACTCGACAACACCCTGGCGCTGATCCCCGCCCAGCAGGCCCTGCTCGAGGCCAAGGCACGGCGCGCCGAGCGCGATCTCGCCCATACTCGCATCACCGCACCCTTCGAGCTGCGGGTGGCCGATCTCGCGGTCGAGGCCGAGCAGTACGTCGGCGTCGGGCAGCGGTTGTTCGTCGGCGACATGGTCGAGCGCATGGAGATCGAGGCGCAGGTGCCGCTGGCGGCGCTGCGTCGGCTGTTCCTCGATCGACCCGCGATCGAGGTCGATGTCACCCGGCTCGGCGAGCTGGTCGAGTCGGTCACCGGGGTCGAGGCCCGCGTGCGGCTCGATCTCGGCAACCATGTCGCCGAGTGGCGGGCCGAGTTCGTGCGTTTCGACGACACCGTCGACCCGCGCACCCGCACCATGGGCGTGGTGGTTGCGGTCGATCGCCCCTTCGACAAGATCCGCCCCGGCTATCGCCCGCCGCTGTCGAAGAACATGTTCGTCGAGGTGGTGCTGCGCGGTCGTCCGGCCGGCGAGCAGCTGGTGGTGCCGCGCCTGGCGGTGCGCGACGGTGCGGTGTTGGTGGCCGACGCCGAGGATCGGTTGCGCCGTCGTCCGGTCGAGGTGCGCTACACCCAGGGCGAGCTGAGCGTGATCGCCGCAGGGCTGGAGCCGGGGGCGCGGGTGGTGGTTTCCGATCTGGTGCCGGTGGTCGAGGGCATGCGTCTGGCCGTTGAGCCCGACGAGCGCCTGAGGCGGATGCTGCGCGCCCAGGCGGTGCAACCATGA
- a CDS encoding DMT family transporter, whose translation MNSSDTDEAIAMGVPSRGRLEPREGAASTSTFYILGLALVFCIIWSSAFVAGKIALQSSPPLTLLVMRFVLAGVLMLLLAWLLGERWRIDGRTFLNLLLLGFLNNTAYLGLSFTGLATVPSGLVTIIAATTPLMTMVLAIFLLGERITARQLIGLMLGFGGVFFIFHRSVSDVADISPLGIGYVALGTLALSLGTILFKRMRVEMSLLSVNAIQTLLGGLLLLPVALTLEDVSSVTLDTTLLVSLIYLVLVVSVGAVLLWLRILSLTSASTASSFHFMTPVFGLVIAWLLLAEPIYWFEAVGVIPVALGILLVVMRGTAVRKQD comes from the coding sequence ATGAACAGCAGCGATACCGACGAGGCGATCGCGATGGGCGTTCCGTCCAGAGGACGCCTCGAACCACGCGAGGGAGCGGCCTCGACGAGCACGTTCTACATCCTCGGACTCGCGCTCGTTTTCTGCATCATCTGGAGCTCCGCCTTCGTTGCCGGCAAGATCGCGCTCCAGTCCTCGCCGCCGTTGACTCTCCTGGTGATGCGCTTCGTCCTCGCCGGGGTCCTCATGTTGCTGCTGGCGTGGTTGCTCGGCGAGCGCTGGCGTATCGACGGACGCACGTTCCTCAACCTGTTGCTACTCGGGTTCCTGAACAACACCGCCTATCTCGGGTTGAGCTTTACCGGACTGGCCACGGTGCCCTCCGGGCTGGTCACCATCATCGCGGCCACGACCCCGCTGATGACCATGGTACTGGCCATCTTCCTGCTCGGCGAGCGCATCACCGCCCGGCAACTGATTGGCCTGATGCTGGGCTTCGGCGGCGTATTCTTCATCTTCCATCGCAGCGTTTCGGACGTCGCCGACATCAGCCCCCTGGGGATCGGTTATGTGGCGCTGGGAACACTGGCGCTGTCGCTCGGGACCATCCTGTTCAAGCGTATGCGGGTGGAGATGAGTCTGCTCTCGGTCAATGCCATCCAGACCCTGTTGGGCGGGTTGCTGTTGCTGCCGGTCGCCCTGACGCTCGAGGACGTCTCATCCGTCACGCTCGACACCACGCTCCTGGTGTCGCTGATCTATCTGGTACTCGTGGTCTCCGTCGGCGCCGTGCTGCTGTGGCTCAGGATCCTGAGCCTGACGAGTGCCAGTACCGCCAGCTCCTTCCATTTCATGACCCCGGTGTTCGGTCTCGTCATCGCCTGGTTGCTGCTCGCCGAGCCGATCTACTGGTTCGAGGCCGTCGGCGTTATTCCGGTGGCGCTGGGGATCTTGCTGGTCGTGATGAGAGGCACCGCCGTCAGGAAGCAGGATTAG
- a CDS encoding CerR family C-terminal domain-containing protein has product MTTRPSTQETRERLLAAALEAFGQRDYDAVSIRELATAAGVNLAAISYHFGGKHGLYLATARLLGERMRALLHEDLSWIRTAYADASPEECRRLVGDLIGRLASRLLGDEFGRHVPGLIIREQGRPTEAFEILYETLFGPVHHVLGELIGRARGRPADDDEIRVIAHALIGQAVIFRAGRTALLRYMGREGFDECDLVHIRRVVAALAESALAGHIEGDESCL; this is encoded by the coding sequence ATGACCACCAGACCCTCTACCCAGGAGACCCGCGAGCGTCTGCTCGCGGCTGCGCTCGAGGCCTTCGGCCAGCGTGACTACGATGCGGTCAGTATCCGCGAGCTGGCCACTGCCGCCGGGGTCAACCTCGCCGCCATCTCCTACCACTTCGGCGGTAAGCACGGGCTCTATCTGGCCACTGCACGGCTGCTCGGCGAGCGCATGCGTGCGCTGCTGCACGAGGACCTGTCGTGGATCCGCACCGCCTATGCCGACGCCAGCCCCGAGGAATGTCGACGACTGGTCGGCGACCTGATCGGGCGTCTGGCCTCGCGTCTGCTCGGCGACGAGTTCGGCCGTCACGTGCCGGGCCTGATCATCCGCGAGCAGGGGCGACCGACCGAGGCCTTCGAGATCCTCTACGAGACCCTGTTCGGTCCCGTTCATCACGTGCTCGGTGAGTTGATCGGACGCGCGCGCGGTCGCCCGGCGGACGACGACGAGATCCGGGTGATCGCCCATGCGCTGATCGGCCAGGCGGTGATCTTCCGCGCCGGTCGTACCGCATTGCTGCGTTACATGGGTCGCGAGGGTTTCGACGAGTGCGACCTCGTCCACATTCGCCGGGTGGTTGCCGCGCTCGCCGAGAGCGCCCTCGCCGGTCATATTGAGGGAGACGAGTCATGCCTTTAG
- a CDS encoding substrate-binding periplasmic protein: protein MLLCGAATLAQPARATTETPPLNVICDLWAPYQMVVDGRLDGFSTQVVRRIFERLDVAVRETRIYPWKRAIIMLERGAADALFSANHTDARDEFALYPGQPLVESPWELWTSRELAATYQGLDDLRGRKVGVVRGYSYTPEFWAFVERHRVYEAAESDEQNFRKLQAGRLDFVIAEHGNAHHIIEQLGMLDSVEPITAHPIKTDGLYIIFSKARVSPELVERFSVELDRFKQEPEYQQLLRDYLGKGQTH, encoded by the coding sequence ATGCTGCTGTGCGGCGCGGCCACCCTGGCCCAGCCGGCCAGGGCGACGACCGAAACCCCACCGCTCAACGTGATCTGTGACCTCTGGGCGCCCTACCAGATGGTCGTCGACGGCAGGCTCGACGGCTTCAGCACCCAGGTGGTGCGCCGCATCTTCGAGCGGCTCGACGTGGCCGTCCGCGAGACCCGGATCTACCCCTGGAAGCGCGCCATCATCATGCTCGAACGCGGTGCCGCCGATGCGCTCTTCTCGGCCAATCACACCGACGCGCGCGACGAATTCGCCCTCTATCCCGGACAACCGCTGGTGGAAAGCCCCTGGGAACTCTGGACCTCCCGCGAGTTGGCGGCGACCTACCAGGGACTCGACGACCTGCGAGGGCGCAAGGTCGGCGTGGTCCGCGGCTACAGCTACACGCCGGAGTTCTGGGCATTCGTCGAGCGCCACCGGGTCTACGAGGCGGCCGAGAGCGACGAGCAGAACTTCCGCAAGCTCCAGGCCGGGCGGCTCGACTTCGTGATCGCCGAGCACGGCAACGCCCACCACATCATTGAGCAACTGGGGATGCTCGACAGTGTCGAGCCGATCACCGCTCACCCGATCAAGACCGACGGGCTTTACATCATCTTCAGCAAGGCGCGCGTCTCTCCCGAACTGGTCGAGCGTTTCTCCGTCGAACTCGACCGTTTCAAGCAAGAACCTGAGTACCAGCAACTCCTGCGGGACTATCTCGGCAAGGGCCAGACACACTGA
- a CDS encoding MarR family winged helix-turn-helix transcriptional regulator, whose protein sequence is MTFSRDDSAGYLANHLARLFARELQARIKPLGLSIGTFPALLVLWEGDGLTQRELIAALDIEQPTMANTLARMERDGLIQRRRDPHDGRAQRIWLTETARALKEPATAAATAVNARALAGLSATERATFVALMRKVVTGLQPDDEVV, encoded by the coding sequence ATGACATTCAGCAGAGACGACTCGGCGGGCTATCTCGCCAACCACCTGGCGCGGCTCTTCGCGCGCGAGCTGCAAGCGCGGATCAAACCGCTGGGCCTGAGCATCGGCACCTTCCCGGCGCTGCTGGTGCTGTGGGAGGGCGACGGGCTGACCCAGCGCGAGTTGATCGCCGCGCTCGACATCGAGCAGCCGACCATGGCCAACACCCTGGCGCGGATGGAGCGCGACGGCCTGATCCAGCGCCGACGCGACCCGCACGACGGGCGCGCCCAGCGCATCTGGCTGACCGAGACCGCCCGCGCCCTGAAGGAACCGGCGACGGCGGCGGCCACGGCGGTCAATGCCCGCGCCCTCGCCGGGCTCTCGGCGACCGAGCGCGCGACCTTCGTCGCGCTGATGCGCAAGGTCGTCACCGGGTTGCAGCCCGACGACGAGGTCGTCTGA
- a CDS encoding methyl-accepting chemotaxis protein encodes MTLLNRHSIGFKIALWSGLTLIVLGGGITAYALHQMKQMTEQQREDALDNGRAFIVNAAREQAAIIKGDADRAFGVVRSLAQAFASAAYKEGEALSESDWTRLRARYKRMEVVSDLAASAIAPLVGAAERGEMPLAEAQDRAIELVRSMRYDGDNYLWIQDLGTPYPRMLMHPHQPQLEGLVMDDPRYNTAMGRNENFFVALSDQARAEGGGYIYYDWTRPGEGGTTPKLSYGRLVPEWGWVLASGLWSDDMSFYSRDDINQMLRSVLQNNPGFAGLYSVWEPNAFDGMDAEFANTSGTDASGRFIPYWTRGRNGELVLEAAHDYDVAGIGDYYLIPKRTGKERVIDPYLYEIQGREQLITSVVVPITSDDRFRGVVSVDIALSHLQRLIEEVASTLYEGRGKIALVSYEGTLVASSRRPDLVGKPFSELHPESARIIDDIQAGKTTVSEVDGELLAFVPIRLGEDEHPWSVGVAVPMDVVTAAADQAEASAKRAATVMLGVAVLCIAVGVGVMLLVARVIVSRIHGVSETMRDIAEGEGDLTREIETLGKDELAELAVAFNLFQAKVRELVSQVAGGGERLAAAAEELSATSEQTDEQVRRQQAELDQVATAMNEMTATVAEVARHATEAAEATRQADQDAGAGREVVARAVGSIEALSRQVEEATGVIGRLSADSEEIGKVLDVIRGIAEQTNLLALNAAIEAARAGEQGRGFAVVADEVRTLASRTQASTTEIQEMIERLQSGAGQAVTVMEQGRSQAQESVEMAAEAGNSLDQITQAVSAIKDMNTQIASAAEEQSAVSQEVDRNLINSTQAVESIAAGSTQINHAASELAQLAAEQQERVGRFKF; translated from the coding sequence GTGACGCTACTCAATCGACATTCGATTGGCTTCAAGATCGCCCTGTGGTCGGGGCTGACACTGATCGTGCTCGGCGGAGGGATTACCGCCTACGCCCTGCATCAGATGAAACAGATGACCGAGCAGCAGCGCGAAGACGCGCTGGACAACGGTCGTGCCTTCATCGTCAACGCCGCGCGTGAGCAGGCCGCGATCATCAAGGGCGATGCCGATCGCGCCTTCGGTGTGGTACGCAGCCTGGCCCAGGCCTTCGCCTCGGCCGCGTACAAAGAGGGCGAGGCACTGAGTGAATCGGACTGGACGCGGCTGCGTGCACGCTACAAGCGCATGGAGGTTGTCTCCGATCTGGCCGCTTCGGCGATCGCTCCCCTGGTTGGCGCGGCCGAGCGCGGCGAGATGCCGCTGGCCGAGGCCCAGGATCGCGCCATCGAGCTGGTGCGCAGCATGCGCTATGACGGCGACAATTATCTGTGGATCCAGGATCTGGGAACGCCCTATCCGCGCATGCTCATGCACCCTCATCAACCCCAGCTCGAGGGGCTGGTGATGGACGATCCGCGTTACAACACCGCGATGGGACGGAACGAGAACTTCTTCGTCGCGCTCAGTGATCAAGCTCGCGCGGAGGGGGGCGGCTATATCTATTACGATTGGACCCGGCCGGGTGAGGGTGGCACCACGCCCAAGTTGTCCTATGGTCGTCTGGTACCCGAGTGGGGCTGGGTGCTCGCCTCCGGGCTCTGGTCCGACGACATGTCCTTTTACAGTCGCGACGACATCAACCAGATGCTGCGTTCGGTGCTGCAGAACAACCCCGGCTTCGCCGGTCTCTACAGCGTCTGGGAGCCGAACGCCTTCGACGGCATGGATGCCGAATTCGCCAACACCTCTGGGACCGACGCCAGTGGTCGCTTCATTCCTTACTGGACGCGTGGGCGCAATGGCGAGCTGGTGCTCGAGGCGGCGCATGATTACGACGTGGCGGGGATTGGGGATTATTACCTGATCCCCAAGCGCACCGGCAAGGAGCGGGTGATCGATCCCTATCTCTACGAGATACAGGGACGTGAGCAACTGATCACCTCCGTGGTGGTGCCGATCACCAGCGACGATCGCTTCCGTGGCGTGGTCAGCGTCGATATCGCGCTGTCGCATCTGCAGCGCCTGATCGAGGAGGTCGCCTCAACCCTCTATGAGGGCAGGGGCAAGATCGCCCTGGTTTCCTATGAGGGGACGCTGGTGGCTTCCAGCCGGCGACCGGATCTGGTCGGCAAGCCCTTCTCTGAGCTGCACCCCGAGTCGGCGCGGATCATCGACGACATTCAGGCCGGCAAGACCACGGTGAGCGAGGTGGACGGTGAGCTGCTGGCCTTCGTGCCGATCCGCCTCGGCGAGGACGAGCACCCCTGGTCGGTCGGCGTGGCCGTGCCCATGGACGTGGTCACCGCCGCAGCCGACCAGGCCGAGGCCAGCGCCAAGCGGGCCGCGACGGTGATGCTCGGCGTGGCGGTGCTGTGCATCGCCGTCGGCGTCGGGGTGATGCTGTTGGTGGCGCGGGTCATCGTCAGCCGGATCCATGGTGTCTCGGAGACGATGCGCGACATCGCCGAGGGCGAGGGCGACCTCACCCGCGAGATCGAGACCCTCGGCAAGGATGAGCTGGCCGAACTGGCCGTCGCCTTCAACCTGTTCCAGGCCAAGGTCCGCGAGCTGGTCTCCCAGGTCGCCGGGGGAGGGGAGCGGCTGGCCGCCGCTGCCGAGGAACTCTCGGCCACCAGTGAGCAGACCGACGAGCAGGTCCGTCGTCAGCAGGCCGAACTCGATCAGGTCGCCACCGCGATGAACGAGATGACCGCCACCGTCGCCGAGGTCGCGCGCCATGCGACCGAGGCGGCCGAGGCGACGCGCCAGGCCGATCAGGACGCGGGCGCCGGTCGTGAGGTGGTCGCTCGCGCGGTCGGCTCGATCGAGGCGCTGTCGCGGCAGGTCGAGGAGGCGACCGGGGTGATCGGCCGGCTCTCGGCCGACTCCGAGGAGATCGGTAAGGTGCTCGATGTCATTCGCGGCATCGCCGAACAGACCAACCTGCTCGCGCTCAACGCCGCGATCGAGGCCGCGCGCGCCGGCGAGCAGGGGCGCGGCTTCGCGGTGGTCGCCGACGAGGTCCGCACCCTGGCCAGTCGCACCCAGGCCTCGACCACCGAGATCCAGGAGATGATCGAGCGCTTGCAGTCCGGTGCCGGACAGGCGGTGACGGTGATGGAGCAGGGTCGCAGTCAGGCTCAGGAGAGTGTCGAGATGGCCGCCGAGGCGGGCAACTCGCTCGATCAGATCACCCAGGCGGTGAGCGCGATCAAGGATATGAACACCCAGATCGCCAGCGCCGCCGAGGAGCAGTCGGCCGTCTCCCAGGAGGTCGATCGCAACCTGATCAACAGCACCCAGGCGGTCGAGAGCATTGCTGCCGGCTCGACCCAGATCAACCATGCTGCGAGTGAGCTGGCACAGCTCGCGGCCGAACAGCAGGAGCGTGTCGGGCGGTTCAAGTTCTAG